One window from the genome of Burkholderia sp. FERM BP-3421 encodes:
- a CDS encoding GPW/gp25 family protein: protein MSAHPLYNKLSRRFRRDSLQDIVGHHLVELMNCASRGARIGVSDSSPAAYSVLNYGCPPLQLGGATRIDPVRTASHICEVIRRFEPRVDSGRTVVQPRAGGARHAPQTMYFDILTLSRDDGAEIRVSLALDYLSGYFSLVDE from the coding sequence GTGAGCGCGCATCCGCTCTACAACAAGCTGTCGAGACGGTTTCGTCGCGACTCGCTCCAGGACATCGTCGGGCATCACCTGGTCGAGTTGATGAACTGTGCATCGCGCGGCGCGCGGATCGGCGTGTCGGACAGCAGTCCGGCTGCCTATTCGGTGCTGAACTACGGTTGCCCGCCGCTGCAGTTGGGCGGCGCCACCCGGATCGATCCGGTGCGTACGGCTTCGCACATCTGCGAGGTGATACGCCGCTTCGAGCCGCGCGTGGACAGCGGGCGGACCGTGGTGCAGCCGAGAGCCGGCGGCGCCCGGCACGCGCCGCAGACGATGTATTTCGACATCTTGACGCTGTCCCGTGACGACGGGGCGGAAATCAGGGTGAGCCTCGCGCTCGACTATCTCAGTGGTTATTTCAGTCTGGTCGACGAATGA
- a CDS encoding Hcp family type VI secretion system effector — protein sequence MSKALVDYFLKIDGVDGESIDKQYPNLIQIQSWQWAEENSGRWGFGSGGGAGKVEMKDFEFRMVSNKASPKLFLMCATGDHIPSAKLICRKSGKGQQEFLTISFESGLVSSFRTLGNMPFSQLGHGSGEVDNVLPTDEIKINFAKIEFEYREQGNDGTMGAVIKAGYDLKLNSAI from the coding sequence ATGTCCAAAGCATTGGTCGACTATTTTCTGAAGATCGACGGCGTTGATGGCGAGTCGATCGATAAGCAATATCCCAACCTTATCCAGATCCAGAGCTGGCAGTGGGCGGAAGAAAACTCGGGTCGCTGGGGCTTCGGCAGCGGCGGCGGTGCGGGGAAGGTCGAGATGAAGGATTTCGAGTTCCGGATGGTGTCGAACAAGGCCTCGCCGAAACTGTTCCTGATGTGCGCGACCGGCGACCACATCCCCAGCGCCAAGCTGATCTGCCGCAAGTCGGGCAAGGGCCAGCAGGAGTTTCTGACGATTTCGTTCGAAAGCGGGCTGGTGTCGTCGTTCCGCACGCTCGGCAACATGCCGTTCTCGCAACTGGGCCATGGCAGCGGCGAGGTCGACAACGTGCTGCCGACGGACGAGATCAAGATCAACTTCGCGAAGATCGAGTTCGAGTACCGCGAGCAGGGCAACGACGGCACGATGGGCGCGGTGATCAAGGCCGGCTACGACCTCAAGCTGAACTCGGCGATCTGA
- the tssB gene encoding type VI secretion system contractile sheath small subunit — MVRHKDGQKFIGESRAPRVQIEYDVEIYGSQKKVELPFVAGVMADLSGDNVEPLGPVEDRRFSEIDVENFDERMAKIAPSLSYHVKNVLTNDGTLIPIDLTFTSMDSFEPADVVRRIPELSTLLEARNRLKELLTYMDGKAAAEDLIHELLKNPQWSDEEAAVAEPAPTAGPSGDPESNQEVK; from the coding sequence GAGAGCCGCGCCCCGCGGGTGCAGATCGAGTACGACGTCGAGATCTACGGGTCGCAGAAGAAGGTCGAGCTGCCCTTCGTGGCAGGGGTGATGGCGGACCTGTCGGGCGACAACGTGGAGCCGCTCGGCCCGGTCGAAGATCGTCGGTTCTCGGAAATCGACGTGGAGAATTTCGACGAGCGCATGGCGAAGATCGCGCCGTCGCTGAGCTATCACGTGAAGAACGTCCTGACGAACGACGGCACGCTGATTCCGATCGACCTGACCTTCACGTCGATGGATTCGTTCGAGCCGGCCGACGTGGTGCGGCGCATTCCGGAACTGTCCACGCTGCTCGAAGCGCGCAATCGTCTGAAGGAATTGCTGACCTACATGGACGGCAAGGCCGCGGCCGAGGATCTGATCCACGAGCTGCTCAAGAATCCGCAATGGTCGGACGAGGAGGCCGCCGTTGCCGAACCGGCGCCCACTGCCGGGCCGTCCGGCGATCCGGAATCGAACCAGGAGGTGAAATGA